In Actinomycetota bacterium, one genomic interval encodes:
- a CDS encoding oxidoreductase, producing the protein MKSRIASVWLSGCSGCHMSFLDLDERLIEFADLAELVYSPFVDIKHFPSDVDVTLVEGAISNTENEEMAHIIRRNSKFVLSFGDCATTGNISAMRNQFAAEEIVQRSYGELADDASVLPSRATSIAQLMPRALPLHAVIKVDAFLHGCPPSPDQIWFALSELMAGRIPNLPTAYLKYG; encoded by the coding sequence ATGAAATCGCGTATCGCGAGCGTCTGGCTCAGCGGCTGTTCGGGCTGCCACATGTCATTTCTCGATCTTGATGAGCGCCTAATCGAGTTTGCCGACTTAGCAGAGCTGGTCTACTCCCCATTTGTCGACATCAAACACTTCCCGAGCGATGTCGATGTCACCCTGGTCGAGGGGGCGATTTCCAACACCGAAAACGAGGAGATGGCGCATATAATCCGTCGCAATTCGAAGTTCGTCCTCTCGTTCGGCGATTGTGCCACCACAGGTAACATCTCGGCGATGCGCAATCAGTTCGCCGCCGAGGAGATCGTTCAACGCTCCTACGGTGAGCTTGCAGATGACGCCTCGGTTCTGCCGTCGAGGGCAACTTCCATCGCCCAGCTGATGCCGAGAGCGTTGCCCCTTCACGCCGTCATCAAGGTGGATGCATTCCTTCATGGGTGTCCGCCATCGCCCGATCAGATCTGGTTTGCGCTAAGCGAGCTGATGGCTGGCAGAATCCCCAATCTACCGACTGCGTACTTGAAGTATGGCTAA
- the hoxU gene encoding bidirectional hydrogenase complex protein HoxU: MAILTLTINGEQVSGKDDETLLQIARQHGIQIPTLCHLEGLTDVGSCRLCLVEIEGQEKLFPACVTRPVEGMSVYTDSERLQRYRRMFIELLASEGNHQCAVCVVNDHCQLQDLAYEVRLEYVRFPYLHPKRVLDATHKDSVLDRNRCVLCTRCVRVCHEVEGAHTWDIAGRGIQCTIVADMDQAWGTSESCTSCGKCVWVCPTGALFEKGQTVAEMEKHREFVRYIVTARKTGEWVAEDRVSK; encoded by the coding sequence ATGGCTATTCTAACCCTGACGATAAACGGCGAGCAGGTCAGCGGCAAGGACGACGAAACTCTGCTTCAAATCGCGCGCCAACACGGAATCCAGATTCCCACTTTGTGTCACCTGGAAGGCCTCACGGATGTTGGCTCATGTAGGCTCTGTCTCGTTGAGATCGAGGGACAGGAGAAGCTCTTTCCCGCTTGCGTAACCAGGCCGGTTGAAGGGATGTCGGTCTACACGGATTCCGAGCGCCTTCAACGCTACCGTCGCATGTTCATTGAGCTGCTGGCCTCGGAAGGAAACCATCAGTGCGCTGTGTGCGTCGTCAACGACCACTGCCAACTCCAAGATCTAGCGTATGAAGTCAGGTTGGAGTATGTGCGCTTCCCCTACCTGCACCCCAAGCGGGTTCTGGACGCGACGCACAAAGACTCCGTGCTGGACAGGAACCGCTGCGTCCTTTGCACACGGTGTGTGCGCGTGTGTCACGAGGTCGAAGGCGCCCACACGTGGGACATCGCCGGCCGAGGCATCCAATGCACCATCGTCGCCGACATGGACCAAGCCTGGGGTACATCGGAGAGCTGTACTTCGTGTGGCAAGTGCGTGTGGGTCTGTCCGACAGGGGCGCTGTTCGAGAAAGGCCAGACAGTGGCCGAAATGGAGAAGCATCGCGAATTCGTGAGATACATCGTCACCGCTCGGAAGACAGGCGAATGGGTGGCGGAAGACAGGGTGAGTAAATGA